In a single window of the Streptacidiphilus sp. P02-A3a genome:
- a CDS encoding IMP cyclohydrolase: MTLLRDALTGNHYPGRGVLWCRTGDGTMLGAYFLTGRSPASQARTLQRTAGDELIVAPADARQHDHLRHYVAARQSGDLLIFGNGEQVSTVSDRLGSGLAPILALDELDYEPDPPIFTPRLTVIADNHEGGQAWFGAARHSTGSRAATNRLTLHVSDLAPGEGVLMTTYHSDRQGIATGAPFTEVRTTEDNRTDLLDELWSALPPELRIAAAVFAPGGLASADIRQAAETRV, translated from the coding sequence GTGACCTTGCTGAGAGATGCACTGACGGGCAATCACTACCCAGGCCGCGGCGTGCTGTGGTGCAGGACCGGCGACGGCACCATGCTCGGCGCCTACTTCCTCACCGGGCGCAGTCCCGCGTCCCAGGCCCGCACCCTGCAGCGCACCGCCGGAGACGAGCTGATCGTCGCCCCTGCGGACGCGCGCCAGCATGACCATCTTCGGCACTACGTTGCCGCCCGTCAGAGCGGGGACTTGCTGATCTTCGGCAACGGGGAGCAGGTCTCCACGGTCTCCGACCGCCTCGGTTCGGGGCTGGCCCCGATCCTGGCCCTGGACGAGCTGGACTACGAACCAGACCCGCCGATCTTCACTCCACGCCTGACGGTAATCGCGGACAACCACGAGGGCGGTCAGGCATGGTTCGGCGCCGCCCGGCACAGCACGGGGAGCCGCGCCGCCACCAACCGGCTCACCCTCCACGTCAGCGACCTGGCTCCTGGTGAGGGAGTGCTCATGACGACCTATCACTCCGACAGGCAAGGTATCGCTACCGGCGCCCCCTTCACGGAGGTCCGGACAACCGAGGACAACCGCACCGACCTGCTGGACGAGCTGTGGTCGGCCCTGCCACCCGAACTCCGGATCGCGGCGGCGGTCTTCGCGCCCGGAGGGCTCGCGAGCGCCGACATTCGACAAGCAGCCGAGACTCGCGTCTGA
- a CDS encoding ROK family transcriptional regulator: MNLRDEGRLRVLQALHATGGTSRPELVRLTKLSRATVYALVTDLIASGLVREESGSAEPENRSLGRPAQVLTLQPTAAYAVGADIGHTHVRVALCDLYGVPVWDHVEAVEVDRAPQATLDLAAELVHQALRECDAPIERVLGLGVGIASPVGGDGAMVAEGIMPGWTDVRPGHELERRTGIPSQLINDANAGALAEHLYGAGRGIDNMVYVRLSAGIGAGIVAAGQLLLGVSGLAGEIGHLLAIEDGLICRCGNRGCLETIASPIAIARLLRDSWDHPVAPDELPGLLRENRAGARRAVEDAGAAVGRALAGVVTLINPQLIVVGGDLAAIGEPLFESMRLAIARHALPHAGAQVRIVAGELGPRAEVRGAAGRVLAQAPHLLALTSGADPHELPA, encoded by the coding sequence ATGAACCTTCGAGACGAAGGCCGACTGCGGGTCCTGCAGGCGCTGCACGCCACCGGCGGGACCAGTCGGCCGGAGCTGGTGCGGCTGACCAAGCTGTCCCGAGCGACCGTCTACGCCCTCGTCACCGACCTGATCGCCTCCGGCCTGGTCCGCGAGGAGAGCGGGTCGGCCGAGCCGGAGAACCGTTCGCTGGGCCGGCCCGCGCAGGTGCTGACCCTGCAACCGACCGCCGCGTACGCGGTAGGGGCGGACATCGGCCACACCCACGTCCGCGTCGCGCTGTGCGACCTGTACGGCGTACCCGTCTGGGACCACGTCGAGGCCGTCGAAGTCGACCGGGCCCCGCAGGCCACCCTCGACCTGGCCGCCGAGCTGGTCCACCAGGCGCTGCGGGAGTGCGACGCCCCGATCGAGCGGGTGCTCGGCCTCGGCGTCGGGATCGCCTCCCCCGTCGGCGGGGACGGCGCCATGGTCGCCGAGGGGATCATGCCCGGCTGGACCGACGTGCGGCCGGGGCACGAGCTGGAGCGGCGCACCGGAATCCCCAGCCAGCTGATCAACGACGCCAACGCCGGGGCCCTGGCCGAGCACCTCTACGGCGCCGGCCGGGGCATCGACAACATGGTCTACGTACGCCTGTCCGCCGGTATCGGCGCCGGCATCGTGGCCGCCGGGCAGCTGCTGCTCGGCGTCAGCGGTCTGGCCGGGGAGATCGGGCACCTGCTGGCGATCGAGGACGGCCTGATCTGCCGCTGCGGCAACCGCGGCTGCCTGGAGACCATCGCCAGCCCGATAGCCATCGCCCGTCTGCTGCGCGACAGTTGGGACCACCCGGTCGCCCCCGACGAGCTGCCGGGGCTGCTCAGGGAGAACCGGGCGGGGGCCCGGCGGGCCGTGGAGGACGCCGGGGCGGCGGTGGGACGTGCCCTGGCGGGCGTGGTCACCCTGATCAACCCGCAGTTGATCGTCGTCGGCGGCGACCTGGCCGCGATCGGCGAGCCCCTGTTCGAATCGATGCGGCTCGCCATCGCCCGGCACGCGCTGCCGCACGCCGGTGCCCAGGTCCGGATCGTGGCCGGCGAACTCGGCCCGCGGGCCGAGGTGCGCGGCGCGGCCGGGCGGGTGCTCGCCCAGGCACCCCACCTGCTGGCCCTCACCAGCGGCGCCGACCCGCACGAACTACCCGCCTGA